The genomic stretch TGCCGATGTCGCGCATGGATATTGGCGACTATCTCGGCCTCACCATCGAGACCGTGTCGCGGGTGTTCACCCGCCTGAAGGACAAGGGCGTCATTCGCCTGCTTGGCCTGCGCAGCCTCGAGATCCTCAAGCAGGACGTGCTCCTCGACATGGGCGAATAAAGCGGCGCGGCCACAGCCTCCCAGACCAAAATGCCCGCAAGGGCAAGCCAAGGACCGAAGACGATGAAAACCATCCTTACCACGCACTCAGGATTCCGCTTTGACGTTCGCGAGGCCCGCCCCGAGGACGAGCCGACACTTGCAGAGTTCTTCACGCACGTAACGCCCGAGGATCTGCGCTTCCGCTTTCTTGGCGCCGTGCGGGAAGTTTCGCACGAGAGGCTGGTTGCGATGACCCGCTCCGACGACGCGCATATCCATAATTTCCTGGCGTTTGGACCGGACGGAATGTTGATCGCGGTGGCGACGCTGGCCAGCGATCCGGCCGATCGGCGCGGCGAGGTCGCCATCTGCATCCGCGATGACCGCAAACATCTGGGCGTCAGCTGGGAATTGCTCGCCCACGTCGCGCGCTACGCGGACAAGCACGGCCTCGAAACGATCGAATCGATCGAAAATCGCGAGAACCGGGCGGCGATCGAACTTGAGCGCGAGATGGGTTTCACGGTCACGGCTGACCCCGACGATGCGACCCTCGTTCTGGTTCAGCGCAAGCGTGGCGCCAGCTTGCCCGCATAGGTCCGTGAATCCCATCCAGCCGCAAGAAGACCTGCTTAGAATGCAAGCAGGTCTCGCGCCACGGCGACCTCCTCATCGGCCGGAATGACAAGAATATCGACACGTGACGTCGCGGCGCTGACGAGTTCGCCGCCGCTTCGGTTCAACCCTTCGTCAAGCGCCAGGCCAAGCCATGCGGCAGCCTCGCAGATCTTGTGCCGGATCAGGGGCGCGTGCTCACCAATACCTGCGGTGAACACCAAAGTGTCGAGGCCGCCTAGCGCGGCAGCCAGCGATCCGATTTCTCGCCCGACGCGATAGACAAAGAGATCGACGGCTTCAACAGCCGCAGCGTCTTTGGAGTCGAGCAAAGTCTGCATGTCCCCGGAAATGCCGGACACGCCCAGCAGGCCTGAACGCTCGTAGAGAAGGTCGTTCAGTTCATCGGCAGATAGGGTCTTGCTACGCAGAAGATGAAGGATCACGCCCGGATCGAGCGCACCGCAGCGGGTGCTCATGACGAGACCATCGAGCGTCGAAAATCCCATTGTGGTCGCCACACTTGCCCCTTCCCGCATGGCACAGAGGCTTGCGCCGCTGCCGAGATGGGCAACGATCGCGCGACCGCCGGCGCCCGTGCCGTACCGTTCCCGCAGCATCCCCGCGATGTGACTGTAAGACAGTCCGTGGAAGCCGTAGGAGACGATTCCCTGCTCCGCCAGGTCGCGCGGCAGACCGTAGATCTTGGCGAGCGCCGGCCGGGTCGCATGAAATGCCGTATCGAAGCAGCCGACCTGCACGGCATGCGGCAGCAGCTCAGCTGCCAGCTTCACGATCTCAAGATTGACCGCCTGGTGGATCGGCGCAAGTGGCTCCAGCCGGCGCAGAACCGCAAGAGTTTTTGCCTCGAGCCGGACCGCATGTGTGAAGGTTTGGCCGCCATGAACGATGCGATGGCCGATCTTGCCGATGCGGCCGAGGAGATTGCGATCGGCGAGCAGCGAGGCCACCACCGAAAATGCGTCGGCGATCGCGATCGGCCCATCGCCGACGCTCGTGTCGATGGCGGACGCCGCCGCCGTGGCCATGGTGCGCAGTCTGGGATTTCGGCCGAGTGAAGACACGCTGCCGCGCAACAGCAGGGGAAGCGTCCCCTGCTCCTCGAAGACGGCGAACTTCAAGCTGGATGAGCCGCCATTAAGAACCAGCACCGCATCAGTCATGGTCGGCCTGGCGCCAGCTTACGGGACCCACTTCCAGCCGAGAATCTCCGGCATGTCCTGCCCGTGGGCGCGGATATAGGCGCGATGCTCAATCAGCTTTCCTTCCATCGCGTGTTTGAGCCCGACATGGGCGCCGCTCGGCTCGGGAATCCGGTCGAGCACGCTGAGCACAAGATGATACCTGTCGAGGCCGTTGAGTACAGTCATGTCGAAGGGCGTTGTGGTCGTGCCTTCTTCATTGTAGCCGCGCACATGAATGTTCTGGTGGTTGTTCCGTCGGTACGTCAGGCGATGGATGGTCCAGGGATAACCGTGATAGGCGAAGATCACTGGCTTGTCCTTGCTGAACAGGGCGTCGAAGTCGCGGTCCGACAGGCCGTGCGGATGATGTTCCTTGGGCTGCAGGGTCATCAGGTCGACAATGTTGACCACCCTGATCCGCAGATCCGGAATATGCTCTTTCAGGATCTGCACCGCGGCAAGCGTCTCCAGCGTCGGCACGTCGCCGGCGCAGGCCATGACCACGTCCGGCTCGGCGCCGTGGTCAGTCGAGGCCCACTCCCATATCCCCACGCCCGCGTTGCAGTGGACGATCGCCTGCTCGAGGCCCAGCCACTGCCAGGATGGCGCCTTGCCGGCGACAATGACGTTGATGCGGTTCCAGGTCTTGAGCACATGATCGGTCACGCACAGCAGGCTGTTGGCATCCGGCGGCAGATAGACACGCACGACATCTGCCTTCTTGTTCAGGGCGACGTCGATGAAGCCTGGATCCTGATGGCTGAAGCCATTGTGTTCCTGGTGCCAGACGTGACTGGACAAGAGGTAATTCAGGGACGCAACGGGCTGGCGCCAAGGCAGCTTGCGGCAGGCATCCAGCCATTTGGCATGCTGGTTGAACATGGAATCGATGATGTGCGTGAAGGCCTCGTAGCACGAGAAGAAGCCATGCCGGCCGGTCAGCAGATAGCCTTCCAGCCAGCCCTGGCAGGTATGCTCGGACAGGATCTCGATCACCCGGCCGTCTCGCCCGAGATGGACGTCCTCTGGAAGGATCTCGTCCATCCAGGCGCGTTCCGTCACCTCAAAGACATCCTGGAGCCGATTGGACGCCGTCTCGTCGGGGCCAACGATGCGGAAGTTCCTGGCATCCTGGTTGAGCGCCATCACGTCGCGCAGGAAGTGGCCCATGATCCGCGTCGATTCTGTCTTCACGGCGCCGGGGCGCGCGACCGCTATGGCATGCTGATCAAGGCCGGGCAAATCGAGAGAACGCCGCAGCAGGCCGCCATTGGCATGCGGGTTGGCGCTCATGCGCCGTGAGCCCTGCGGAGCAGTCGCGCGGATCGTCGGCGCTGGAGCACCTGTTGCGTCAAACAGCTCTTCAGGCCGGTAGCTGCGCATCCAATCCTCGAGCATCTTCAGATGCGCCGGGTTTTCGGCGAGACCCGACAAGGGAACCTGATGCGCGCGCCAGAAACCTTCGGTCTTCAATCCGTCGACTTCCTTGGGCCCGGTCCAGCCCTTCGGGCTGCGCAGCACGATCATCGGCCATCTCGGCCGCGACTGGACAATGGCGCCGCTGCTGCGCGCAGTTTCCTGGATCGCCTTGATGCGGTCGAGCGCTTCGTCGAGCACGACCGCCAT from Mesorhizobium sp. 113-3-3 encodes the following:
- a CDS encoding GNAT family N-acetyltransferase: MKTILTTHSGFRFDVREARPEDEPTLAEFFTHVTPEDLRFRFLGAVREVSHERLVAMTRSDDAHIHNFLAFGPDGMLIAVATLASDPADRRGEVAICIRDDRKHLGVSWELLAHVARYADKHGLETIESIENRENRAAIELEREMGFTVTADPDDATLVLVQRKRGASLPA
- a CDS encoding phosphoketolase family protein, whose product is MDDHSRPAADANRLSAQELRDLDAYWRAANYLTIGQIYLLDNPLLREPLRLEHVKPRLLGHWGTSPGLSFIYAHLNRAIRQRDANVIYVCGPGHGGPAMVANTYLEGTYSELNPDISLDETGMKKLFRQFSFPGGIPSHAAPDVPGSIHEGGELGYSLSHAYGAAFDNPDLIVACVVGDGEAETGPLATAWHSNKFLNPAHDGAVLPILHLNGYKIANPTILARIPEEELRALFVGYGYEPLFVEGHDPALMHEKMAVVLDEALDRIKAIQETARSSGAIVQSRPRWPMIVLRSPKGWTGPKEVDGLKTEGFWRAHQVPLSGLAENPAHLKMLEDWMRSYRPEELFDATGAPAPTIRATAPQGSRRMSANPHANGGLLRRSLDLPGLDQHAIAVARPGAVKTESTRIMGHFLRDVMALNQDARNFRIVGPDETASNRLQDVFEVTERAWMDEILPEDVHLGRDGRVIEILSEHTCQGWLEGYLLTGRHGFFSCYEAFTHIIDSMFNQHAKWLDACRKLPWRQPVASLNYLLSSHVWHQEHNGFSHQDPGFIDVALNKKADVVRVYLPPDANSLLCVTDHVLKTWNRINVIVAGKAPSWQWLGLEQAIVHCNAGVGIWEWASTDHGAEPDVVMACAGDVPTLETLAAVQILKEHIPDLRIRVVNIVDLMTLQPKEHHPHGLSDRDFDALFSKDKPVIFAYHGYPWTIHRLTYRRNNHQNIHVRGYNEEGTTTTPFDMTVLNGLDRYHLVLSVLDRIPEPSGAHVGLKHAMEGKLIEHRAYIRAHGQDMPEILGWKWVP
- a CDS encoding acetate/propionate family kinase codes for the protein MTDAVLVLNGGSSSLKFAVFEEQGTLPLLLRGSVSSLGRNPRLRTMATAAASAIDTSVGDGPIAIADAFSVVASLLADRNLLGRIGKIGHRIVHGGQTFTHAVRLEAKTLAVLRRLEPLAPIHQAVNLEIVKLAAELLPHAVQVGCFDTAFHATRPALAKIYGLPRDLAEQGIVSYGFHGLSYSHIAGMLRERYGTGAGGRAIVAHLGSGASLCAMREGASVATTMGFSTLDGLVMSTRCGALDPGVILHLLRSKTLSADELNDLLYERSGLLGVSGISGDMQTLLDSKDAAAVEAVDLFVYRVGREIGSLAAALGGLDTLVFTAGIGEHAPLIRHKICEAAAWLGLALDEGLNRSGGELVSAATSRVDILVIPADEEVAVARDLLAF